Proteins encoded by one window of Marixanthomonas sp. SCSIO 43207:
- a CDS encoding DUF721 domain-containing protein — protein MSRRNREESTLGDVLKEFIEANRLQKGLDKVSVKEAWHNVMGSAISRYTTAIKLERETVYVQLSSSVLREELSYGKEKIIKLLNEELGKDLVKKIILR, from the coding sequence TTGTCAAGAAGAAACCGAGAAGAAAGCACACTAGGAGACGTATTAAAAGAGTTTATAGAAGCCAATCGCTTACAAAAAGGTTTGGACAAAGTTTCTGTAAAAGAAGCTTGGCATAATGTTATGGGCAGCGCTATCTCAAGATATACAACTGCAATAAAATTGGAACGCGAAACTGTGTATGTTCAGCTTAGTTCTTCTGTTTTAAGGGAGGAATTAAGTTATGGTAAAGAGAAAATTATCAAGTTACTTAATGAAGAATTAGGAAAAGATTTGGTCAAAAAAATTATTTTACGATAA
- a CDS encoding nucleoside-diphosphate kinase, producing MRTDRTFTMLKPDSVEKGHIGAILEKITASGFKIVAMKLTQMTTSDAKEFYAIHKERPFFGELVEYMTRGPIVAAVLEKDNAVEDFRTLIGATNPEEAAEGTIRKLYAASIGENAVHGSDSDENAEIESQFHFAGREIF from the coding sequence ATGAGAACAGATAGAACGTTTACAATGTTAAAGCCAGATAGTGTTGAAAAAGGACACATTGGGGCTATTTTAGAAAAAATTACCGCTTCAGGTTTTAAAATCGTAGCGATGAAGTTAACGCAAATGACCACTTCAGATGCAAAAGAATTTTATGCTATTCACAAAGAACGTCCTTTCTTTGGTGAATTAGTTGAATATATGACACGCGGCCCTATTGTGGCAGCTGTGCTAGAAAAAGATAATGCTGTTGAAGATTTCAGAACGCTAATAGGAGCTACAAACCCTGAAGAAGCTGCAGAAGGAACTATTCGTAAATTGTATGCTGCTTCAATTGGTGAAAATGCAGTTCACGGAAGTGACAGCGACGAAAATGCCGAGATTGAAAGTCAATTCCACTTTGCGGGAAGAGAGATTTTTTAA
- a CDS encoding alkaline phosphatase D family protein codes for MKKTFLIPFLLLVISLTACKQTNSIPSSEKQLNQNQFTLVFASCNDQNREQPLWKPIINTQPDLFIWGGDNVYSDTDDMQKMASDYNKVWANKEYKKLAKNTPIIGTWDDHDYGKNDGGKEWHKKEEAQQVFLDFLKLEKDNPRRKREGVYHAQTFASKAGSIKVILLDTRYFRDSLKRNPNPKNDYERYIPWNEGEGGSILGSEQWHWFENELKDDSADFTVIVSSIQFLSNQHGFEKWANHPSEVEKMYQAIQHAKAKNILILSGDRHHAEVSVNQVTGLDDPLVDFTSSGLTHTWPGTPMDTNPYRVGEGTKELNFGVLYFDFENEKVTYQIRGENNILYQEFIQQY; via the coding sequence ATGAAAAAAACCTTCCTAATCCCATTTCTATTATTAGTAATAAGCTTAACTGCTTGTAAACAAACTAATAGTATCCCTTCTTCTGAAAAACAACTAAACCAAAACCAATTTACGCTGGTTTTTGCGAGTTGCAATGACCAAAACCGTGAGCAACCCTTGTGGAAACCTATAATTAACACCCAACCCGATTTATTTATTTGGGGTGGTGATAATGTATATTCAGACACCGATGATATGCAAAAAATGGCTTCAGATTATAATAAGGTTTGGGCCAATAAAGAATATAAGAAACTAGCAAAAAACACCCCAATTATCGGAACTTGGGATGATCATGATTACGGTAAAAATGATGGCGGAAAAGAATGGCATAAAAAGGAAGAAGCACAACAAGTGTTTTTAGATTTTTTAAAACTAGAAAAGGATAACCCTAGACGTAAGCGTGAAGGTGTTTATCACGCTCAAACTTTTGCTAGTAAAGCAGGAAGTATAAAAGTGATTTTACTTGACACCCGTTATTTTAGAGACTCTTTAAAACGTAATCCAAATCCTAAAAATGATTATGAGCGTTACATTCCTTGGAACGAAGGTGAAGGCGGCAGTATTCTTGGCAGCGAGCAATGGCATTGGTTTGAGAATGAACTAAAAGATGACAGTGCAGATTTTACGGTTATAGTAAGTAGTATTCAGTTTTTAAGTAATCAACACGGCTTTGAAAAATGGGCAAATCACCCTTCTGAAGTTGAAAAAATGTATCAAGCAATACAACATGCAAAAGCAAAAAATATTTTAATTCTAAGTGGTGATCGTCACCACGCAGAAGTTTCAGTAAATCAAGTTACCGGGTTAGATGATCCTTTGGTAGATTTTACAAGTAGCGGTTTAACACACACTTGGCCTGGTACACCAATGGACACAAATCCTTACAGAGTAGGTGAGGGTACAAAAGAGCTTAATTTTGGCGTATTGTATTTTGACTTTGAAAATGAAAAAGTTACTTATCAAATAAGAGGCGAAAACAATATTTTATATCAAGAATTTATTCAACAATATTAA
- a CDS encoding bifunctional oligoribonuclease/PAP phosphatase NrnA: MNSETTQIIKKLLASPQKIVIVGHKNPDGDAIGSCLGLSFFLRRLGHKTNVIMPNDFPDFLKWLPGCEEIIIHDKDTDKSIATINNASVIFTLDFNALNRTGNMQQFLEDSDARFVMIDHHQAPEDYAVATYSDTSMSSTAEMVYHFIDALDELSILCMEVSTQLYTGIMTDTGSFRFPSTTATTHRVIAHLIEMGANNSEVHENIYDVNSLDRMKLLGVALKNLNILPEYNTAYITLSQKELDHHNFKKGDTEGFVNYALSLKGVKFAVIFIENKQDNIIKMSLRSKGEFSVNTLARKHYNGGGHTNAAGGRSTLTLSKTISEFISILPQYKNELTDAS, encoded by the coding sequence ATGAATTCTGAAACAACTCAAATAATAAAAAAACTGTTAGCTTCACCTCAAAAAATTGTAATTGTAGGTCATAAAAACCCTGATGGTGATGCAATTGGTTCTTGTTTAGGTCTTTCTTTTTTTCTAAGAAGACTAGGTCACAAAACCAATGTCATTATGCCAAATGATTTTCCAGACTTTTTAAAATGGTTACCGGGATGTGAAGAAATAATCATTCACGATAAAGACACTGACAAAAGTATAGCTACAATTAATAATGCCAGTGTGATTTTTACATTAGATTTTAATGCATTAAACCGAACTGGCAACATGCAACAGTTTTTGGAAGATTCTGATGCCCGTTTTGTTATGATAGATCATCATCAAGCACCAGAAGATTATGCCGTTGCAACTTACAGTGATACTTCTATGAGTTCTACCGCCGAAATGGTTTACCATTTTATTGATGCCCTTGATGAGTTGAGTATTTTATGCATGGAAGTTTCTACTCAATTATATACAGGTATTATGACAGATACTGGTTCATTCAGGTTTCCGTCAACTACAGCAACAACTCATCGAGTGATCGCTCATTTAATTGAAATGGGTGCAAACAATTCTGAAGTTCATGAAAACATTTATGATGTTAACAGCCTAGATAGAATGAAACTTTTAGGTGTTGCTTTAAAAAATCTGAACATTTTACCAGAATACAACACCGCTTACATTACACTTTCTCAAAAAGAGCTGGATCACCATAACTTTAAAAAAGGAGACACAGAAGGTTTTGTAAACTACGCTCTCTCATTAAAAGGCGTAAAATTTGCTGTAATTTTTATTGAAAACAAACAAGATAACATTATTAAAATGTCATTGCGTAGCAAAGGTGAATTCTCTGTCAACACATTGGCTCGCAAACACTATAATGGTGGTGGACACACAAATGCTGCTGGAGGAAGAAGTACCTTAACGTTATCAAAAACAATTAGTGAATTTATTAGTATCTTGCCCCAATATAAAAATGAACTTACAGATGCTTCGTAA
- the gldI gene encoding gliding motility-associated peptidyl-prolyl isomerase GldI codes for MLRKIAALFTFFAIAASCKGPEARRPVQQSTGTFIQESAERNKALYTDEKEKIEKIIKADTTQDYIASESGFWYYYNIKDTVSAPKPKIGDDVTFTYNVKELNGTLILSEEEVGLQRYKVDQTNQELISGIRDGIKLMQEGETVTFIFPSYKAYGYYGIENKLGTNIPIKSTVTLKTIKQTPEN; via the coding sequence ATGCTTCGTAAAATAGCTGCTTTATTTACTTTTTTTGCTATTGCTGCTTCATGTAAAGGTCCTGAGGCTCGCAGACCCGTTCAGCAATCTACCGGAACTTTTATTCAAGAATCTGCAGAGCGTAACAAAGCACTTTACACAGATGAAAAGGAAAAAATAGAAAAAATTATTAAAGCCGATACTACACAAGATTATATAGCTTCAGAAAGTGGTTTTTGGTATTATTATAATATTAAAGACACAGTAAGCGCCCCAAAACCAAAAATAGGTGATGATGTTACATTTACTTACAATGTAAAAGAATTAAATGGTACGCTTATTCTTTCAGAAGAAGAAGTAGGATTGCAACGGTACAAAGTAGACCAAACCAATCAAGAATTAATTTCCGGTATTCGTGACGGAATTAAACTCATGCAAGAAGGCGAAACAGTTACCTTTATTTTTCCTTCTTATAAAGCATATGGATACTACGGAATTGAAAACAAACTAGGAACCAACATTCCTATAAAAAGTACCGTGACACTCAAAACAATAAAACAAACTCCAGAAAATTAA
- a CDS encoding peptidylprolyl isomerase — translation MKKITLLVLIVLTVVACKSKYPDLNDGVYAEFITNKGTFVAKLYNEATPLTVANFASLAEGTNGMVDSIYKGKKFYNGLTFHRVIKDFMIQGGDPQGNGQGNPGYRFPDEIVDSLQFDSKGILAMANSGPATNGSQFFITLKATPWLDGRHTIFGEIVKGQEIVDSIGNVETIKPGDKPKDSIFMKEVNIINKGKSKVSHFTEQMEKIEKRKKEKEERIAKVAKKKALGFDKLREEAEELPSGIKIYYNEKGEGKQPKEGAKVLMSYAGYFDDGRLFDSNRLEVAEQYENVDEARKAAQQYKPVETQYSSEARLIPGFREGLMQLSVGDKATVFIPSHLGYGQRGYPPLIPGNADLIFELELVDIVE, via the coding sequence ATGAAAAAAATCACATTACTAGTATTAATCGTTCTTACAGTAGTAGCTTGTAAAAGCAAATACCCAGACTTAAATGATGGCGTGTATGCTGAGTTTATAACCAACAAAGGAACCTTTGTTGCAAAATTGTACAACGAAGCTACTCCTTTAACTGTTGCTAACTTCGCATCATTGGCCGAAGGCACCAACGGTATGGTAGATTCTATTTATAAAGGTAAAAAGTTTTATAACGGTTTAACCTTTCATCGTGTAATCAAAGATTTTATGATTCAAGGCGGAGATCCACAAGGTAATGGACAAGGAAACCCCGGTTACCGCTTTCCAGATGAAATTGTAGACTCATTACAGTTTGATAGCAAAGGTATTTTAGCTATGGCAAATTCAGGTCCTGCCACCAATGGTAGCCAGTTTTTTATCACCCTTAAAGCCACTCCTTGGCTAGATGGACGCCATACAATTTTTGGTGAAATTGTTAAAGGTCAAGAAATAGTTGACTCAATAGGAAATGTTGAAACTATTAAGCCTGGTGATAAGCCTAAGGATTCCATATTTATGAAAGAAGTAAATATTATCAACAAAGGCAAATCAAAAGTTTCTCATTTTACAGAACAAATGGAGAAAATCGAAAAAAGGAAAAAAGAGAAAGAAGAACGCATTGCCAAAGTAGCCAAAAAGAAAGCATTAGGTTTTGATAAACTACGTGAAGAAGCTGAAGAACTTCCTTCCGGAATTAAAATCTACTACAATGAAAAAGGAGAAGGCAAACAACCCAAAGAAGGCGCTAAAGTTTTAATGAGCTACGCTGGATATTTTGATGATGGTCGTTTATTTGATTCTAACAGACTAGAAGTAGCCGAACAATATGAAAATGTTGATGAAGCCAGAAAAGCAGCACAACAATACAAACCAGTAGAAACGCAATACAGTTCTGAAGCTAGATTAATACCAGGTTTCAGAGAAGGCTTAATGCAATTAAGCGTTGGTGATAAAGCTACCGTATTTATTCCATCACACTTAGGATACGGTCAGCGTGGCTATCCACCATTAATCCCGGGTAATGCTGATTTAATTTTTGAATTAGAATTAGTAGATATAGTAGAATAA
- a CDS encoding aminoacyl-histidine dipeptidase — protein sequence MNEEIRNLEPKQLWNKFADLNAVPRPSKKEERVIAFMKEFGKKLNLETIEDEVGNVIIRKPATKGMEDRKPIVMQSHLDMVHQKNNDTNFDFDTQGIDMYVDGDWVRAKGTTLGADNGLGVATIMAILESDTIAHPELEALFTIDEETGMTGAKGLKGGLLQGEILLNLDTEEDDEIGVGCAGGVDITATKTYSEKETPSNSQAMTITVKGLQGGHSGMDIIKGLGNANKFMNRVLYATRDYIHLASVSGGGLRNAIPRESVATVVVDSNKMDAFTSQVENIAAKIKEEYKNLEPELHISTKEISNTPEKVMECDDFKDFVQAIYTAHNGVYRMSPEIEDLVETSNNIAKIVAENGTIEVLCLTRSSVESSKEDLANALESSFEMAGFNVKFSGEYPGWAPNMESSIVKLLDSLYQEMFNDRADVAACHAGLECGILGQNYPEMEMISFGPTIRGAHSPDERASISSAQKYWSFVMEILKRIPKK from the coding sequence ATGAACGAAGAAATAAGAAACTTAGAACCAAAACAACTTTGGAACAAATTTGCAGATTTAAACGCTGTGCCAAGACCTTCAAAAAAAGAAGAGCGCGTCATTGCATTTATGAAAGAATTTGGTAAAAAACTTAATCTAGAAACCATTGAAGACGAAGTAGGAAATGTGATTATTCGCAAACCTGCAACCAAAGGAATGGAAGATAGAAAACCTATCGTGATGCAATCACACCTTGATATGGTACATCAAAAAAACAATGATACCAATTTTGATTTTGACACTCAAGGAATTGACATGTACGTAGATGGTGATTGGGTACGAGCAAAAGGAACAACCTTGGGTGCAGATAATGGTTTGGGAGTTGCTACTATTATGGCAATATTAGAGAGCGATACAATTGCTCATCCAGAGTTAGAAGCATTATTTACTATCGATGAAGAAACCGGGATGACCGGAGCAAAAGGACTTAAAGGAGGTCTCTTGCAAGGTGAAATTCTTTTAAACCTTGATACCGAAGAAGACGATGAAATAGGGGTTGGTTGTGCAGGAGGAGTAGATATTACAGCTACAAAAACATATTCTGAAAAGGAAACTCCTTCAAATTCGCAAGCTATGACTATTACAGTTAAAGGCTTACAAGGAGGGCATAGCGGTATGGATATTATCAAAGGATTAGGTAATGCTAATAAGTTTATGAATCGTGTATTGTATGCCACACGTGATTATATACATCTAGCGTCTGTATCTGGCGGTGGTTTGCGTAATGCTATTCCGCGAGAGAGTGTTGCAACAGTTGTTGTAGACTCAAATAAAATGGATGCTTTTACCTCTCAAGTTGAAAACATTGCAGCAAAAATTAAAGAGGAATATAAAAACCTTGAACCAGAACTACATATTTCTACAAAAGAAATTTCAAACACACCAGAAAAAGTAATGGAGTGTGATGATTTTAAAGATTTTGTTCAAGCTATTTATACTGCTCATAATGGTGTGTATAGAATGAGCCCGGAGATTGAAGACTTGGTTGAAACATCAAATAATATTGCAAAAATTGTAGCAGAAAATGGTACGATTGAAGTGTTGTGTTTAACGCGTTCTTCAGTTGAGTCATCAAAAGAAGACTTAGCCAATGCATTAGAATCATCTTTTGAAATGGCAGGATTTAATGTGAAGTTTTCTGGTGAGTATCCCGGTTGGGCTCCTAATATGGAAAGTTCAATTGTAAAACTATTAGATTCTCTTTATCAAGAAATGTTTAATGACCGTGCAGATGTTGCTGCTTGCCACGCCGGATTGGAATGTGGTATTTTAGGGCAAAACTATCCCGAAATGGAAATGATCTCGTTTGGGCCTACCATTCGTGGAGCACACTCACCCGATGAGCGAGCGAGTATTTCTTCAGCTCAAAAATACTGGAGTTTTGTTATGGAAATTTTAAAACGTATTCCGAAGAAATAA
- a CDS encoding DUF3810 domain-containing protein, with translation MQKKRTQLILTLLLFVQIIALQVLKNFPEFVEKYYSLGIYPLISKVSRFLFGWVPFSVGDLFYVLISFVALRWLFVNFRRIKREPLSFFLDITAAVSVVYFMFHMLWGFNYYRLPLHKSIGIDAKYTTEELIKTTERFITKSNEMHRKLGYPDSVKIDLPFTQQEVFEISDQGYKNLENKFPKLKYSQRSIKKSGWSLGLTYMGYSGYLNPFSGEAQVNNLIKTYKFPVVSCHEQAHQIGYAAENEANFLATLATLHNEDEFIQYSGYIFALRYCVNEVARRDIDAYHKLLETINPGILASYKEMRDFWSSYENPFEVFSKHFYNYFLKANNQSKGIMSYNYMVALVVNYFEDKPL, from the coding sequence ATGCAAAAAAAACGAACGCAACTTATCTTAACGCTACTGCTATTTGTTCAAATAATTGCGTTACAGGTTTTAAAAAACTTCCCAGAGTTTGTTGAAAAATATTATAGTTTGGGCATTTACCCGCTTATTTCAAAAGTTTCTCGTTTTCTTTTTGGTTGGGTTCCTTTTTCGGTAGGTGATTTATTTTATGTGCTTATTTCTTTTGTAGCGTTGCGATGGTTGTTTGTAAATTTCAGAAGAATTAAAAGAGAGCCTCTTTCCTTTTTTCTAGATATTACAGCAGCTGTATCGGTAGTTTACTTTATGTTTCATATGCTTTGGGGTTTTAATTATTACAGATTACCATTGCATAAATCCATTGGTATTGATGCAAAATATACAACTGAAGAACTTATAAAAACAACTGAGCGCTTTATTACAAAATCAAATGAAATGCATAGAAAGTTGGGATATCCTGATAGTGTAAAAATAGATTTGCCCTTTACGCAACAGGAAGTTTTTGAAATTTCAGATCAAGGATATAAAAATTTGGAAAACAAATTTCCGAAGTTGAAATATTCTCAAAGGAGCATAAAAAAAAGTGGTTGGAGTTTAGGGCTCACGTATATGGGGTACAGTGGTTATTTAAATCCTTTTTCGGGTGAAGCACAAGTAAATAATTTAATAAAAACGTATAAATTTCCGGTAGTGAGTTGTCATGAACAAGCCCATCAAATAGGTTATGCTGCCGAAAATGAAGCCAACTTTCTTGCAACACTGGCAACATTACATAATGAAGATGAGTTCATTCAATATTCAGGGTATATTTTTGCTTTACGATATTGCGTAAACGAGGTGGCTCGCAGAGATATTGACGCTTACCATAAATTACTTGAAACAATAAATCCGGGTATATTGGCTAGTTATAAAGAAATGCGTGATTTTTGGTCAAGTTATGAAAACCCTTTTGAAGTATTTTCAAAACATTTTTACAACTATTTTCTCAAAGCAAATAACCAGTCAAAAGGTATCATGAGCTATAATTATATGGTAGCGCTAGTGGTTAATTATTTTGAAGATAAACCACTTTAA
- a CDS encoding amidohydrolase family protein, which translates to MKKITLLLLSCFFSSIIFAQDYFPKNDGVKEKNNNYTAFTNATLFVTPSEKVKNGTLLIQNGKVVASGKSVDIPENSVVIDLKGKFIYPSFIDAYTNFGIKKPKKASRNGRSAQYKPSREGFYWNDHIKPEQSAIDDFSYDKKTAKELRKLGFGTVNTLQMDGIARGNGVLVTLNDEDSDAKRILDDASGQYFSFDKSVTSLQSYPTSLMGAMALLRQMYHDAAWYEKGNIETKDRSLEALLNDKNKIAIFEAGNKSNNLRADKIADEFNVDYIIVGGGDEYELLAETKATNAKFIIPINFPDAYDVSNPYAAKYLSLADMREWNQAPMNPKMLSENGITFALTTHQLKSPKEFSGKLKKAFSYGFDKTKALESLTTIPAELLGKSNEIGSLKPGRQANFLITSGEIFDDETTLYENWVQGSKNVINTKDQKDIRGNYTITSAGKTYAVEISGDISKPKSSVKLGDVDYPSKIDYSENWVTLSFKDEKTNEVFRTTGIIPKDGNNFSGKLITPDGQETDFTAVKQKSKAENSSEKKKNKNNEKPEIVPLTYPNVGYGFTTKPKETDVIFKNATVWTSEDAGVLENTDVLVKDGKITKIGKNLRAGSAKEIDATGKHLTAGIIDEHSHIAALAINEAGQNSSAEVTIEDVVDPEDISIYRDLAGGVTSIQILHGSANPIGGRSAIIKLKWGESADNMIYDNTPKFIKFALGENVKQSNWQSFNRFPQTRMGVEQVYVNYFNRAKEYDSKKKSGQPVRYDEELEVLAEILNGERFISCHSYVQSEINMLMKVAEEFGFKVNTFTHILEGYKVADKMHEHGAGGSTFSDWWAYKYEVKDAIPYNAAIMNSQGVTVAINSDDAEMSRRLNQEAAKSVKYGGMSEEEAWKMITINPAKLLHIDNRTGSIKEGKDADLVLWSDNPLSIQARAEKTLIDGITYFDIEIDKQKREAIKQERNQLVKMMLAEKEGGGSTRPPKGKDKRIFDCETIN; encoded by the coding sequence ATGAAAAAAATTACCTTGCTCCTCTTGAGTTGTTTTTTTTCATCAATCATTTTTGCTCAGGATTATTTTCCTAAAAATGATGGAGTTAAAGAAAAAAACAACAATTACACAGCTTTTACCAATGCTACACTATTTGTAACACCTTCTGAAAAAGTTAAAAACGGAACCTTGCTTATCCAAAATGGAAAAGTAGTTGCTTCTGGAAAATCTGTTGATATTCCTGAAAATTCAGTAGTAATTGATTTAAAAGGCAAATTCATTTACCCATCATTTATTGACGCTTATACCAACTTCGGGATAAAAAAACCAAAGAAAGCCAGTAGAAATGGTCGCTCTGCTCAATATAAACCATCACGTGAAGGCTTTTATTGGAATGATCACATCAAACCTGAACAAAGCGCAATCGATGATTTTTCATATGATAAAAAAACAGCAAAAGAGCTCCGCAAATTAGGGTTTGGTACTGTAAACACATTACAAATGGATGGTATTGCACGCGGTAATGGTGTTCTGGTTACATTAAATGATGAAGATAGCGATGCTAAACGAATTCTTGACGATGCTTCTGGGCAGTACTTTTCTTTTGATAAAAGTGTAACGAGCCTTCAAAGCTATCCTACTTCATTGATGGGAGCTATGGCTTTATTACGCCAAATGTATCACGATGCTGCTTGGTATGAAAAAGGAAATATAGAAACCAAAGACCGCTCACTAGAAGCATTGTTAAATGACAAGAATAAAATAGCCATTTTTGAAGCCGGAAATAAAAGTAATAACCTACGCGCAGATAAAATAGCTGACGAATTTAATGTAGACTATATAATTGTTGGTGGTGGTGATGAATATGAATTACTTGCCGAAACAAAAGCTACCAATGCTAAGTTTATCATTCCTATCAACTTTCCAGACGCTTACGATGTAAGCAATCCATACGCAGCAAAATATCTCTCTCTGGCAGATATGCGAGAATGGAATCAAGCACCTATGAATCCTAAGATGCTTTCTGAAAACGGAATCACATTTGCTCTTACAACACACCAATTAAAGAGCCCTAAAGAATTTTCAGGAAAGCTTAAAAAAGCATTCAGTTATGGATTTGACAAAACTAAAGCACTTGAATCATTAACAACTATTCCTGCGGAATTATTAGGTAAATCAAATGAGATTGGATCGCTTAAACCAGGTCGTCAAGCTAATTTTTTAATTACTTCTGGAGAAATTTTTGATGATGAAACGACACTTTATGAAAACTGGGTGCAAGGATCAAAAAATGTAATTAACACAAAAGACCAAAAAGACATTCGCGGAAATTACACCATCACTTCTGCCGGAAAAACATATGCTGTTGAGATTTCAGGTGATATTTCAAAACCTAAGTCTAGTGTTAAACTTGGTGATGTTGATTACCCTTCAAAAATTGATTATTCAGAAAACTGGGTAACGCTTTCCTTTAAAGATGAAAAAACAAATGAGGTTTTTAGAACCACCGGAATTATTCCAAAAGATGGGAATAATTTTTCAGGAAAATTAATCACTCCAGATGGTCAAGAAACCGACTTTACAGCTGTAAAACAAAAAAGTAAAGCAGAAAATTCTTCAGAAAAGAAGAAAAACAAAAACAACGAAAAGCCTGAAATAGTACCTCTTACCTATCCTAATGTTGGTTATGGGTTTACAACCAAACCCAAAGAAACCGACGTTATATTTAAAAATGCTACCGTTTGGACGAGTGAAGATGCGGGTGTTTTAGAAAACACTGATGTACTTGTAAAAGACGGAAAAATCACCAAAATAGGTAAAAACCTTCGTGCAGGTAGCGCAAAAGAGATTGATGCTACTGGAAAACATTTAACTGCCGGTATTATTGATGAGCACTCGCATATTGCGGCTCTTGCAATTAATGAAGCAGGACAAAACTCTTCTGCCGAAGTTACCATTGAAGATGTTGTAGACCCAGAAGATATTTCAATATATCGTGATTTGGCTGGTGGTGTAACGTCTATTCAAATTTTACACGGATCAGCAAACCCAATTGGAGGTAGATCTGCCATTATCAAATTAAAATGGGGAGAATCTGCAGATAATATGATTTATGACAATACACCCAAGTTCATCAAATTTGCATTGGGAGAAAACGTAAAACAGTCTAACTGGCAAAGCTTTAATCGTTTTCCGCAAACTAGAATGGGTGTTGAACAGGTTTATGTAAATTATTTTAACCGAGCTAAAGAGTATGACTCAAAGAAAAAAAGTGGTCAGCCGGTTAGATATGATGAAGAGCTAGAGGTATTAGCCGAAATTTTAAATGGCGAACGCTTTATAAGTTGTCATTCATATGTACAAAGCGAGATCAATATGTTAATGAAAGTAGCTGAAGAATTTGGTTTTAAAGTGAACACATTTACGCATATTTTAGAAGGATACAAGGTAGCAGATAAAATGCACGAGCACGGCGCCGGAGGTTCTACCTTTAGTGACTGGTGGGCGTATAAGTATGAAGTAAAAGATGCTATACCTTACAACGCTGCAATAATGAATAGTCAAGGTGTAACGGTGGCAATTAACAGTGATGATGCTGAAATGAGCCGTCGTCTCAACCAAGAAGCTGCAAAAAGCGTTAAATACGGTGGTATGAGTGAAGAAGAAGCTTGGAAAATGATCACAATTAACCCTGCAAAATTACTACACATTGATAATCGTACCGGTAGCATTAAAGAAGGTAAAGATGCAGATTTGGTTTTATGGAGTGACAACCCTTTATCTATTCAGGCGAGAGCTGAAAAAACGTTAATCGACGGAATAACATATTTTGATATTGAAATCGATAAACAGAAACGTGAAGCAATAAAACAAGAACGCAATCAACTCGTAAAAATGATGCTGGCAGAAAAAGAAGGAGGCGGTAGTACTAGACCACCTAAAGGAAAAGACAAGCGCATTTTTGATTGTGAAACTATAAACTAA